GGCTGAAGAAGCAAGGCGAGTCCGTGAGCCAGGACGAACCGGTCGTCGTGATCGAAACAGACAAGGTTACGGTGGAGTTGTCCGCGCCCGCCAGCGGAACGATCTTGTCGACGCTGAAGAAGAAGGGCGAGAAGGCTTCAGTCGGCGACGTGATCGGTTATATCGAAACCAATGGTTCCCGCGCAGCGGCGGACGGCCGGGCCTTGGTCCCCGTCAAGCCGGAGCCGATCGACTCCAAAGCGCCACCCGTTATTACACCGTCAGCCAGCAGCCGTGAAGAGCAGATCGTACCGATGACGCCGATCCGCCGCCGGATTGCCGAGCGGCTGGTGGAAGCCCAGAAATCGGCCGCGCTGCTGACGACATTCAATCAAGTCGACATGTCCGCGGTCATGGCCCTTCGCGCGCAGCACCAGGAGACATTCCAGTCGAAGTATCGGATCAAGCTGGGCTTCATGTCCTTCTTTGTCAAAGCGTCGATCGAGGCCTTGAAACTCGTTCCTCAGGTGAATGCCGAGATTCGCGGTCACGACATCGTTTATCGCAATTACTACGATATCGGAATCGCGGTCGGCGGGGGCAAGGGACTGGTTGTTCCCGTTATCCGCAATGCCGAGCGAATGAGCTTTGCAGAGATCGAGCGGACCATATCGGACTTCGGCCAGCGCGCCATTGCGAATCAATTGAAGGTCGATGAGCTTCAGGGCGGCACCTTTACCATCAGTAACGGCGGGATTTACGGTTCGATGCTTTCAACGCCGATCGTCAATCCGCCGCAAAGCGGTGTCCTCGGCCTTCATGCCATCGAAGACCGTCCGGTGGCGCGCAGCGGCGCCGTCGTTATCCGGCCGATGATGTATGTGGCGCTGACCTACGATCACCGTGTGGTTGACGGCCGTGAGGCCGTGACTTTCCTGACACGAGTCAAAGAAGTGATTGAAGAACCGGCGCGGTTGTTGTTAGAAGTTTAAACTCTATGCAACTGGCAAGCGCTGTTCTCATGGTCCGGCCCGTTTCGTTCGGCTTCAATCCGGATACCGCCCCTTCCTTCATGTTCCAGAGAGAAATC
This portion of the Terriglobia bacterium genome encodes:
- the sucB gene encoding dihydrolipoyllysine-residue succinyltransferase, whose amino-acid sequence is MSVELVVPSVGESITEVEIGDWLKKQGESVSQDEPVVVIETDKVTVELSAPASGTILSTLKKKGEKASVGDVIGYIETNGSRAAADGRALVPVKPEPIDSKAPPVITPSASSREEQIVPMTPIRRRIAERLVEAQKSAALLTTFNQVDMSAVMALRAQHQETFQSKYRIKLGFMSFFVKASIEALKLVPQVNAEIRGHDIVYRNYYDIGIAVGGGKGLVVPVIRNAERMSFAEIERTISDFGQRAIANQLKVDELQGGTFTISNGGIYGSMLSTPIVNPPQSGVLGLHAIEDRPVARSGAVVIRPMMYVALTYDHRVVDGREAVTFLTRVKEVIEEPARLLLEV